From a single Helicovermis profundi genomic region:
- the ltrA gene encoding group II intron reverse transcriptase/maturase, with product MVDRMVQQGIQQILSPIYEATFSESSYGFRPKRSAHDALKKCKEYANEGYTYVVDMDLEKFFDTVSQSKMIEILSRTIKDGRVISLIHKYLIAGAIVDRKFEETSIGLAQGGNLSPLCSNIMLNELDKELERRGIRFVRYADDALLFAKTKRSAKRILRHILPFIEEKLKLRVNREKTSVSYIGHIKFLGYGFYPSRVGIKLRVHKKNVGKMKVKVREITSRSKGISYEALKLKLKQFVRGWVNYFKLADMKTLLQRTDRWLRRRLRMFIWKRWKKVRTRYRMLKRLGYNHSNAIKYANTRKGYWQVAGSQILSCSITDNRLRESGYLFFSDYYKSVNA from the coding sequence GTGGTAGATCGAATGGTGCAACAAGGAATTCAGCAAATACTATCGCCAATCTATGAAGCAACATTTAGTGAAAGCAGTTATGGCTTTAGACCAAAGCGAAGTGCTCATGATGCCTTAAAGAAGTGCAAAGAATATGCTAATGAAGGTTACACATATGTTGTAGACATGGATTTAGAGAAATTTTTTGATACAGTGAGTCAATCGAAAATGATAGAAATCCTATCAAGAACAATTAAAGATGGACGCGTCATTTCATTGATTCACAAATATTTAATAGCAGGAGCAATAGTCGATAGAAAGTTTGAAGAAACATCTATAGGTTTAGCACAGGGTGGAAACTTAAGCCCACTGTGCAGTAATATTATGTTGAATGAATTGGATAAAGAACTGGAACGTCGTGGAATACGCTTTGTTCGTTATGCAGATGATGCATTGCTGTTTGCAAAAACAAAACGGAGCGCTAAAAGGATACTGAGACATATTTTACCGTTCATCGAAGAGAAGCTAAAACTTCGTGTGAACAGAGAAAAGACCTCAGTGTCTTACATTGGACACATAAAGTTCTTAGGCTATGGATTCTATCCAAGTAGAGTTGGTATAAAACTGAGAGTGCACAAGAAAAATGTAGGCAAAATGAAAGTGAAAGTAAGAGAAATCACATCAAGAAGCAAAGGTATCAGTTATGAAGCTTTAAAGCTTAAACTGAAACAATTTGTTAGAGGTTGGGTGAATTATTTTAAACTAGCTGACATGAAAACTCTTTTACAACGTACTGACAGGTGGTTACGCAGAAGGCTTCGGATGTTTATCTGGAAAAGGTGGAAGAAAGTAAGAACGAGGTACAGAATGCTTAAGCGTCTCGGTTATAACCATTCCAATGCAATTAAGTATGCAAATACTAGAAAAGGCTACTGGCAAGTCGCCGGTAGCCAAATACTAAGTTGTTCTATCACAGATAATCGACTTAGAGAGTCTGGTTATCTATTCTTTTCTGATTATTACAAATCTGTTAATGCATAA
- a CDS encoding PD-(D/E)XK nuclease family transposase has product MERLRPLNDFVFKKLFGEEDVLDNLIAFLNAVLDRK; this is encoded by the coding sequence GTGGAAAGGTTAAGACCTTTAAATGATTTTGTATTTAAAAAATTGTTTGGCGAAGAGGATGTTTTAGATAATTTGATTGCTTTTCTGAATGCAGTTTTAGATCGGAAATGA
- a CDS encoding Rpn family recombination-promoting nuclease/putative transposase produces MERLRPLNDFVFKKLFGEKEVVDNLTALLNAILDRKGIERLLGVEIVDNKELTRDIIDEKASILDVRAKTKNGTEINIEVQLLNQSNMEKRTLYYWGKLFNKTIAKGDKYNDLSKVITINILNFEYIKLEEFHTCFHIWEDKNKNYKLNDLLEIHFIEIPKFNKMKHKNLSEDSLQRWLTFFNKDISEENLKELIKMDKNIKAAEKRLEYLSSDEYTMELYEARERTRLDRANLIDTGIERGKDEGRKQGIKEGIKEGIKEKAIEVAKELLKEGLDVDFVVKISKLSLNKVNEIKKELKL; encoded by the coding sequence GTGGAAAGATTAAGACCGTTAAATGATTTTGTATTTAAAAAATTATTTGGAGAAAAAGAAGTTGTAGACAATTTAACAGCTTTATTAAATGCTATTTTAGATAGAAAAGGAATAGAAAGACTCTTAGGAGTCGAAATTGTTGATAATAAAGAATTGACTAGAGATATAATAGATGAAAAGGCGTCGATATTAGACGTTAGAGCAAAGACAAAAAATGGAACAGAAATAAATATAGAAGTTCAATTACTGAATCAAAGCAATATGGAAAAGAGAACATTATATTATTGGGGAAAATTATTTAACAAAACAATTGCAAAGGGAGACAAATACAATGATTTGTCAAAAGTCATAACAATTAACATATTAAATTTTGAATATATAAAATTAGAAGAATTTCATACATGTTTTCATATATGGGAAGATAAAAATAAAAATTATAAACTTAATGATTTATTAGAAATACATTTTATTGAAATTCCTAAGTTTAATAAAATGAAGCATAAGAATTTATCTGAGGATAGTTTACAAAGATGGTTAACATTTTTTAATAAGGATATTTCTGAGGAAAATCTTAAGGAGTTGATAAAAATGGATAAAAACATTAAAGCAGCAGAAAAGAGATTAGAATATTTATCGTCAGATGAATATACAATGGAACTCTATGAAGCACGTGAGAGAACAAGGTTAGATAGGGCAAACTTAATTGATACAGGAATAGAGCGCGGTAAAGACGAAGGAAGAAAGCAAGGTATAAAAGAAGGTATAAAAGAAGGTATAAAAGAAAAAGCAATTGAGGTTGCAAAAGAATTGCTGAAAGAGGGATTAGATGTGGATTTTGTTGTTAAGATATCAAAATTATCTTTAAATAAAGTTAATGAAATAAAAAAAGAATTAAAATTATAA
- a CDS encoding methyl-accepting chemotaxis protein, producing the protein MKIAIIGAGNGGTKLLNFFMNNESSEVIQIIDQNFDSPGIKTAKENHIQCSTDINDVNEKVDLIVEATGSSFVAEKLFELYGHSKKIISSELAAIIMGVIDEQVQNTNKLSEQLEIIQNTSTSLEDQMNNLNDFSSSLNNISKKLVISSNEYKKYIEQTDTTIKAVNKITQQIKILGLNANIEAARAGEHGRGFAVVATEVQKLSNITSDFAMEISKLLESMGVENTKISDEIESLGKVTIKQTETSEALTHVVETLKSELIV; encoded by the coding sequence ATGAAAATTGCAATTATTGGCGCTGGAAACGGTGGAACTAAACTTTTAAATTTTTTTATGAACAATGAGTCTTCTGAGGTAATTCAAATTATTGATCAAAATTTTGACTCTCCTGGTATAAAAACAGCAAAAGAAAATCATATTCAGTGTTCAACTGATATTAACGATGTAAATGAAAAAGTAGATTTAATAGTAGAGGCAACTGGTAGTTCATTTGTTGCAGAAAAGTTATTTGAACTCTATGGTCACTCAAAAAAAATAATTAGTTCGGAGCTTGCAGCTATTATTATGGGCGTTATTGATGAGCAAGTTCAAAACACTAATAAACTTAGTGAACAACTTGAAATAATTCAAAATACTTCTACTAGTCTAGAAGATCAAATGAATAATCTTAATGATTTTTCTAGTTCTTTAAATAATATAAGCAAAAAATTAGTAATTTCTTCCAATGAATATAAAAAATATATTGAGCAAACAGATACTACAATTAAAGCAGTCAATAAAATAACTCAGCAAATAAAAATACTTGGACTTAATGCAAATATTGAAGCTGCCAGAGCTGGTGAACACGGAAGAGGTTTTGCTGTTGTTGCTACTGAGGTTCAAAAATTATCTAATATAACTTCTGATTTTGCTATGGAAATTTCTAAGCTTCTTGAATCTATGGGTGTTGAAAACACCAAAATTTCTGACGAAATTGAAAGTCTTGGAAAAGTTACTATTAAACAAACGGAAACATCTGAGGCACTAACACACGTTGTTGAAACTCTTAAAAGCGAACTTATAGTTTAA
- the tdh gene encoding L-threonine 3-dehydrogenase, protein MAKKMDALVKKYAKEGLWLEKVDVPVIGKRDVLVKMKKTAICGTDVHIYNWDEWSKATIPVPMTIGHEFVGEIVEVGEEVSDYKVGDTVSGEGHVVCGHCRNCLAGRRHLCENTQGIGVNRTGIFAEYAVIPMTNVWLVDGDIDEDIVSIFDPLGNAVHTALSFDLVGEDVLITGAGPIGMMAAAVAKHAGARYVVVTDVNDYRLGLAKELGATRIMNPMKEKLEDVMKELGMKEGFDVGLEMSGNASALNTMIENMSHGGKIAMLGIQGPDTRVDWNKIVFNGLHIKGIYGREMFETWYKMTAMIESGLDVSKVITHKMHYTKFQEGFDIMRTGKSGKVILEW, encoded by the coding sequence ATGGCGAAAAAAATGGATGCATTGGTAAAAAAATATGCAAAAGAAGGTTTGTGGTTAGAAAAAGTTGATGTTCCTGTAATAGGCAAAAGAGATGTGCTTGTGAAGATGAAAAAAACAGCAATTTGTGGAACTGATGTTCATATATATAACTGGGATGAATGGTCTAAAGCTACTATTCCAGTGCCAATGACAATTGGTCATGAATTCGTTGGAGAAATTGTTGAAGTTGGAGAAGAGGTTTCAGATTATAAAGTAGGAGATACAGTTTCAGGTGAGGGACATGTAGTTTGTGGTCATTGTAGAAACTGTTTAGCAGGAAGAAGACATTTATGCGAAAATACTCAGGGTATAGGAGTTAATAGAACCGGAATATTTGCAGAATATGCAGTAATACCGATGACCAATGTATGGTTAGTTGATGGAGATATTGATGAGGATATAGTAAGTATATTTGATCCACTTGGAAATGCAGTTCATACAGCGTTATCATTTGATTTAGTCGGAGAGGACGTCTTAATTACAGGAGCTGGTCCAATAGGAATGATGGCAGCTGCAGTAGCAAAACATGCAGGAGCAAGGTATGTTGTAGTAACGGATGTAAATGACTATAGACTTGGACTTGCAAAAGAATTAGGTGCAACTAGAATAATGAATCCAATGAAAGAAAAACTTGAAGATGTAATGAAAGAATTAGGAATGAAAGAAGGTTTTGATGTAGGACTTGAAATGTCAGGAAATGCATCAGCTCTAAATACAATGATAGAAAATATGAGTCATGGCGGGAAAATCGCAATGCTAGGAATACAAGGACCAGATACGAGAGTAGATTGGAATAAAATAGTATTTAATGGACTTCATATAAAAGGCATATATGGAAGAGAAATGTTCGAAACATGGTATAAAATGACTGCAATGATAGAGTCAGGATTAGACGTATCAAAAGTAATAACACATAAAATGCACTATACAAAATTCCAAGAAGGCTTCGACATAATGAGAACCGGAAAATCAGGAAAAGTCATACTCGAATGGTAA
- a CDS encoding DUF6431 domain-containing protein, with protein MIDHLPFHRLSCSCGQKGCLIKHAYYKRFIKISGKLYELKILRLICKCCGKTESVLPSWIVPYSQILLKDIITVIQTYLKKLPFENIMINNLLIDESNIRYIIRQFNRHWRERLAVFKIPINHKFTTIMSFKKYNRQFMQIKSTSNILFNNTHIT; from the coding sequence ATGATTGATCATTTACCGTTTCATCGCCTTTCTTGTAGCTGTGGCCAAAAGGGCTGTCTTATTAAACACGCCTATTATAAACGTTTTATTAAAATTTCTGGTAAATTATACGAACTAAAAATTCTAAGATTAATCTGTAAATGTTGTGGTAAAACTGAATCAGTTCTACCAAGTTGGATTGTTCCTTATTCTCAAATATTATTAAAGGATATTATCACAGTTATTCAGACTTATTTAAAAAAATTACCTTTCGAAAATATTATGATCAACAACTTACTTATTGATGAAAGTAACATTAGATATATTATTCGTCAGTTCAATCGGCACTGGAGAGAGCGATTAGCTGTTTTTAAGATACCAATAAATCATAAATTTACAACTATTATGTCTTTTAAAAAATATAATAGACAGTTTATGCAAATTAAAAGCACTTCAAATATTTTATTTAATAACACCCACATAACTTAG
- a CDS encoding peptide chain release factor 3 yields the protein MSNNLNLTTEVNRRRTFAIISHPDAGKTTLTEKFLLYGGAIREAGSVKSRRANKHAVSDWMEIEKQRGISVTSSVLQFEYNNYCVNILDTPGHQDFSEDTYRTLMAADSAVMVIDSSKGVEAQTIKLFKVCKMRGIPIFTFINKMDRHGKEPLELLEDIEKALGIQSYAMNWPIGNSKEFKGVFNRREKQFEIFDGGNHGQAIAGTVSGDISDNKFKDILGDHLHAQVIEELELLDMAGDDYNIDSILKGELTPVFFGSALTNFGVEPFLKSFLNISTPPKPRHSNHGEINPLDENFSGFIFKIQANMNPSHRDRIAFLRICSGKFTKGISVNHVQKNKKIKLSQPQQFMAQEFKTVEVAYPGDIIGIHDPGIFSIGDTLCENQSKLIYDRIPQFSPEHFAKISAKNSMKRKQFLKGINQLAEEGSIQVFKRPFSGAEELIIGVVGVLQLEVLEYRLKNEYSVDLIIQRLPYKLIKKIENIRFEDISTPMDSMLAITENDTIVFLHQNPWSVGHLEDRNTGIVVKEIFESN from the coding sequence ATGTCTAATAATTTAAATTTAACTACTGAGGTGAATAGAAGAAGAACTTTTGCTATTATATCTCACCCTGATGCTGGTAAGACAACTCTTACCGAGAAATTTTTACTTTACGGCGGAGCAATTCGTGAAGCTGGTTCTGTAAAATCAAGACGTGCAAATAAGCATGCGGTTTCTGACTGGATGGAAATTGAAAAGCAAAGAGGTATTTCTGTTACTTCAAGTGTTCTTCAATTCGAGTACAATAATTATTGTGTAAATATTTTAGATACACCTGGTCACCAAGATTTTAGTGAAGATACTTATAGAACTTTAATGGCTGCAGATTCTGCTGTTATGGTAATTGATAGCTCTAAAGGTGTAGAAGCTCAAACTATCAAATTATTTAAAGTTTGTAAAATGAGAGGTATTCCAATTTTTACTTTTATTAATAAAATGGACCGCCATGGTAAAGAACCTCTAGAATTACTTGAAGATATTGAAAAAGCTCTTGGTATACAATCTTATGCTATGAATTGGCCAATTGGTAACTCTAAAGAATTTAAAGGTGTATTCAATAGACGCGAGAAACAATTTGAAATTTTTGATGGTGGTAATCACGGCCAAGCTATTGCAGGTACTGTGTCTGGTGATATTTCAGACAATAAATTTAAAGATATTCTAGGCGATCACCTTCACGCTCAGGTTATAGAAGAATTAGAATTACTTGATATGGCGGGAGATGATTACAATATCGATAGTATTCTAAAAGGAGAACTTACTCCAGTATTTTTTGGAAGTGCTCTAACTAACTTTGGTGTAGAACCGTTTCTTAAATCATTTTTAAATATATCTACGCCTCCAAAACCTCGCCATAGTAACCACGGCGAGATTAATCCTCTCGATGAAAATTTTAGTGGATTTATTTTTAAAATTCAAGCAAATATGAATCCGTCTCATAGAGATAGAATTGCATTTTTAAGAATATGTTCTGGAAAATTTACAAAAGGTATTTCTGTCAATCACGTTCAAAAAAACAAAAAAATCAAACTATCTCAACCTCAACAATTTATGGCACAAGAATTCAAAACAGTTGAAGTAGCATATCCTGGTGATATAATAGGTATACACGATCCTGGTATATTTTCAATTGGAGATACTTTATGCGAAAATCAATCAAAATTAATTTACGATAGAATACCTCAATTTTCACCTGAACATTTTGCAAAAATTTCAGCAAAAAATTCTATGAAAAGAAAACAATTCCTTAAAGGAATAAATCAACTTGCAGAAGAAGGTTCTATACAAGTATTCAAAAGACCTTTTAGCGGTGCTGAAGAATTAATAATAGGTGTTGTTGGTGTTCTACAATTAGAAGTTTTAGAATATAGACTTAAAAATGAATATAGCGTTGATTTAATTATTCAAAGACTTCCATATAAATTAATTAAAAAAATAGAAAATATTAGATTTGAAGATATTTCGACACCAATGGATTCTATGCTTGCTATTACTGAAAATGATACCATAGTATTTTTACATCAAAATCCTTGGTCAGTTGGTCATCTTGAAGATAGAAATACAGGAATTGTAGTAAAAGAAATTTTTGAATCAAATTAA
- a CDS encoding S-layer homology domain-containing protein has product MNFSRKTIFKIIVTFFMISIILMPLYEKEMSYAGTPEGVSIFNVYTDSTGTISDGGIVYIYVKTSSPYMKLFDPNGYEVTQDFGTKARIKLNNGAFADLISIADMDYNSGEESHSYLKFKYTFTSGEDIANLDLDQTEKDIILETGYTIRDIDNAYALMPSSLDPTGSSHMHLKYSEVTPISDELIGSLSASNVTLGSPQVNPTAVYTTGYDNTLGKTLFEGDTLNIYVKLEPDVNLYDSSTTGTPRTNVKNGAKIQLNNNAYAYLTEISSDSIATYLKFEYIVRYGEYITGLNIGSEDIMVSDGYLRTSDGSHTFGVGTLNDGTDILKLGYSEVEKCVDNSNLSPANLNVDTTNSNYKAVSKIYTTTTDSTLSAGSTVDIYVALGTDSVKLYSTINVESTNYYSYVRLKLNNGAYANLVGIQDSSVSYLGQTLPITFLKFQYTVGSSSSENTNQLALENDDMEIASGYSLRKINSSFTYGLKSLNGETIKYSSEMFPSLDSSMQNSSIKIEANNDYYTASRLYTTTTGSAITVDDTVDIYVVAGQSGLNLYNGENISTDYTKAKIVLNNGGEAYLTNIGDKDILDYSGSSYPSKYTVLKFVYTVKDTDNSQKLDIGSYNIEVETGYKLRDNSGGYDLGVNALEGKNLEYYDDDTTYPNSDEILPESNIIISTESLVKPLVLIYTTTTSSAAITVGETIDIYAVSSVAGIGVYDLNENEVSPPYNNEIKILLNNGAYAFLDSIENYSIRDGLTVSLLKFKYTVSSGEEINGLDIGADHVTIGSEYELRDSIKEHNVGSGALNSLKLLYSPSIYYTDELGTLIDANIDILSGTSTSGSSETVYVPPVDVTLPSNLSEEEFTNRVDDAVVDLASKLQNNASDSLLDLSVNLVNNMANSLKTKELVKKDVDNLVKLTTQVQNSIIDRNNRDFRVKYTTSYLDKIGKVVDEIDKTSEDAKELRKTSRKLSEESVKTMGKIYVPYSGEITKGSTFHSVLKEKLDNYKKDVEKVNDSLDKVLGDKVVKPIEPEIVLTLVRDKTTKEIKTSIHKDVIEEIKAAGIKKVGFEQNDVKVSVGTDEMLKADKKFEVKMNYEKKVVGELPKSTEFIGKPIITDVNIYVDNEKKHSFKKPIELTFKLDNLGMNLTKEEKKKYLVVHRLNEKTGEWEPVGGRYDPITDSITTYRFGLSKYTVLKTTKHFSDVDNSWAKDEINEMLGKGILDKKDTFNPDAKVTRAEFTAWIVRAYNLDENGEGKEFKDVDKDSPYYKEIKLAYENGLINGTGDGNFNPDKEMTREEVGTLIASALTKYEGNVKNSSMANDLAKYDDNDNTSDWSKDSLALLDELQIMDNKDGLKPKSDITKEEAVAMLHGIYN; this is encoded by the coding sequence ATGAATTTTTCAAGAAAAACGATTTTTAAAATTATTGTGACATTCTTTATGATTAGTATAATATTAATGCCATTATATGAAAAAGAAATGTCATATGCAGGTACTCCAGAAGGTGTTTCAATATTTAATGTGTATACAGATTCTACAGGAACTATTTCTGATGGTGGTATTGTGTATATATATGTAAAAACTTCATCACCTTATATGAAACTTTTTGATCCTAATGGATATGAAGTAACTCAGGATTTTGGAACTAAAGCAAGAATAAAACTTAATAACGGTGCATTTGCTGATCTAATAAGTATAGCCGATATGGATTATAATAGCGGTGAAGAATCTCATTCGTATTTAAAATTTAAGTATACTTTTACTTCTGGTGAGGATATAGCAAATTTAGATTTAGATCAAACTGAAAAAGATATAATTTTAGAAACTGGTTATACTATAAGAGATATTGATAATGCTTATGCTTTGATGCCTTCAAGTTTAGATCCAACTGGATCAAGTCATATGCATTTAAAATACTCTGAAGTTACTCCGATTTCAGATGAATTAATAGGTTCTCTAAGTGCTTCAAATGTTACTCTTGGTAGTCCTCAAGTTAATCCTACAGCTGTTTACACTACTGGTTATGATAACACATTAGGAAAGACGCTCTTTGAGGGTGACACTTTAAATATATATGTAAAGCTTGAACCTGATGTTAATTTATATGATAGTTCAACTACAGGAACTCCAAGAACTAATGTTAAAAATGGAGCTAAAATTCAATTGAATAATAATGCATATGCATATTTGACAGAAATATCTTCAGATTCAATTGCAACATATTTAAAGTTTGAGTATATTGTTAGATATGGTGAGTACATAACAGGCTTAAATATAGGATCAGAAGATATAATGGTATCAGACGGTTATCTTAGAACTAGTGACGGTTCGCACACTTTTGGAGTAGGGACTTTAAATGATGGAACTGATATACTTAAATTAGGATATAGTGAGGTAGAAAAATGCGTAGATAATAGCAATTTATCTCCTGCTAATCTAAATGTCGATACAACAAATAGTAATTATAAAGCAGTATCAAAAATTTACACAACAACAACTGATAGCACACTATCGGCAGGAAGTACCGTTGATATATATGTTGCATTAGGAACAGATTCGGTAAAACTTTATTCCACAATTAACGTAGAATCAACAAATTATTATTCATATGTAAGGCTTAAACTTAACAATGGAGCATACGCTAATTTAGTTGGCATTCAGGATTCATCGGTTTCGTATTTAGGACAGACACTTCCAATTACTTTTTTAAAATTTCAGTATACAGTAGGTTCTAGTTCTAGCGAGAATACTAATCAATTAGCATTGGAAAATGACGATATGGAAATTGCGAGTGGCTATTCATTAAGAAAAATAAATAGTAGTTTTACCTATGGTCTTAAATCATTAAATGGCGAAACAATTAAATATTCAAGCGAGATGTTTCCAAGTTTAGATTCTTCTATGCAGAATTCTTCTATTAAAATAGAAGCTAATAACGATTACTACACTGCTTCAAGATTATATACAACTACAACAGGATCTGCTATAACTGTTGATGATACAGTTGATATATATGTAGTTGCTGGCCAAAGTGGATTAAATTTATACAACGGCGAAAATATTAGCACAGATTATACAAAGGCAAAAATAGTTTTAAATAATGGAGGAGAGGCTTACCTTACAAATATAGGTGATAAAGATATATTAGACTATTCTGGGTCTTCATATCCAAGTAAATATACTGTTTTAAAATTTGTATATACAGTTAAGGATACTGATAATAGTCAAAAACTAGATATAGGAAGTTACAATATAGAGGTAGAAACTGGTTATAAACTCAGAGATAATAGTGGTGGTTATGATTTAGGTGTAAATGCATTAGAGGGAAAAAATCTTGAATACTACGATGACGATACTACTTATCCAAATTCAGATGAAATTTTACCGGAATCGAATATAATAATTTCTACAGAATCGTTAGTTAAACCCCTAGTGCTAATATATACTACTACAACGTCTTCAGCGGCAATTACTGTAGGTGAGACTATAGATATTTATGCCGTTTCAAGTGTCGCTGGGATTGGTGTATATGATTTAAATGAAAATGAAGTAAGTCCTCCTTATAATAATGAAATTAAAATTTTGTTGAATAATGGAGCTTATGCATTTTTAGATTCTATAGAGAATTATAGTATAAGGGATGGTTTAACAGTATCTTTATTGAAATTTAAATATACAGTTTCTTCTGGCGAAGAAATCAATGGATTAGATATAGGTGCGGACCATGTGACTATAGGTTCAGAATATGAACTAAGAGATAGTATAAAAGAACATAATGTGGGAAGTGGAGCTTTAAATTCTTTAAAATTGCTGTATAGTCCAAGTATTTATTACACAGATGAATTAGGAACGTTAATAGATGCGAACATAGATATTCTTAGTGGTACTTCTACAAGTGGAAGTTCAGAAACTGTATATGTTCCGCCAGTAGACGTTACTTTGCCAAGTAATTTAAGCGAAGAGGAATTTACCAATAGAGTAGATGATGCCGTTGTTGATTTAGCTAGCAAACTTCAAAATAATGCAAGTGATAGTTTATTGGATTTATCGGTTAATCTTGTAAATAATATGGCAAATTCACTTAAAACTAAAGAATTAGTTAAAAAAGATGTAGACAATTTAGTCAAATTAACTACTCAGGTACAAAATTCTATAATAGATAGAAATAATAGAGATTTTAGAGTTAAATATACAACATCATATTTAGATAAAATTGGTAAAGTAGTTGATGAAATTGATAAAACATCTGAAGATGCTAAAGAACTTAGAAAAACCTCAAGAAAACTTTCTGAAGAAAGTGTTAAAACTATGGGTAAAATTTATGTACCTTATAGTGGAGAAATAACTAAAGGTTCTACCTTCCATAGTGTTTTAAAAGAAAAACTAGATAATTACAAAAAAGATGTTGAGAAAGTAAATGATTCTCTTGATAAAGTTCTAGGAGATAAAGTAGTTAAACCTATAGAACCAGAAATAGTATTAACCTTAGTTCGAGATAAAACTACAAAAGAAATAAAAACATCTATTCATAAAGATGTAATAGAAGAGATTAAAGCTGCAGGGATTAAAAAAGTAGGATTCGAACAAAATGATGTTAAAGTATCAGTTGGAACTGATGAAATGCTTAAAGCCGATAAGAAATTTGAAGTAAAAATGAATTATGAGAAAAAAGTGGTTGGAGAATTACCTAAAAGCACCGAATTTATTGGTAAACCAATAATTACAGATGTAAATATATATGTCGATAATGAAAAAAAACATTCATTTAAAAAACCAATAGAGCTCACATTTAAATTAGATAATTTAGGAATGAACCTTACAAAAGAAGAGAAAAAGAAATATCTTGTAGTTCATAGATTAAATGAAAAAACAGGAGAGTGGGAACCGGTTGGTGGAAGATATGATCCGATTACAGATTCAATAACAACATATAGATTTGGATTAAGTAAATATACAGTACTAAAAACAACAAAACATTTTAGTGATGTAGATAATTCATGGGCAAAAGATGAAATAAATGAAATGCTAGGAAAAGGGATATTAGATAAGAAAGATACATTTAATCCAGATGCAAAAGTAACAAGGGCAGAGTTTACAGCATGGATAGTAAGAGCATATAATTTGGATGAAAATGGAGAAGGAAAAGAATTTAAAGATGTTGATAAAGATAGCCCATATTATAAAGAAATAAAACTAGCATATGAAAATGGATTAATAAATGGAACAGGAGATGGAAATTTTAATCCAGATAAAGAAATGACAAGAGAAGAAGTAGGAACACTAATAGCGTCAGCACTTACGAAATATGAAGGAAACGTTAAAAACTCAAGTATGGCAAATGATTTAGCAAAATATGATGATAACGATAATACATCAGATTGGTCGAAAGATAGCCTAGCCTTACTAGATGAATTACAAATCATGGATAACAAAGACGGATTAAAACCAAAATCAGATATAACAAAAGAAGAAGCAGTAGCAATGTTACACGGGATATATAACTAG